The Schizosaccharomyces pombe strain 972h- genome assembly, chromosome: I genome contains a region encoding:
- a CDS encoding transcription factor, which produces MSHEFSPENTAVLFEAMKQEQHNRRRRVPMERRRRVVLACFNCKARKVRCDGANPCKACASNNLECTYPVKDEKEMDYSKDYFIDLSKRYKCLEYIVERLCSTKVSTYTTPSLIEVCNRISNQKSLLSSDVFSLNSESTNSQRDVDTLTQGALVCSQIQQDPTVVAEDTNNGINADASDQSVDEIMKLIGKIKVDSNGESRYIGASAGEAFVDSVQSELLVDPSFSELSAYSHTHHSYPPNEHDVNAVQKALSLLPPPEVSDFLIKSFYGHVQANFFFFHETLLRYRLNLIMSFQNPSVDPGFLCLLMMIFALGSMFAHMEIRSASNPFDNPGKQFFDTARLLLPQVIQQCKPSLVQASILMGLYLQSTLSQKSSYTYFGLSLSAAVANGLHRSCENPNIDPKTKELRNRLWWSVYTMDRLISIATGRPLSIADSECDAALPTVVPELEIEGSASNVHNIISMSKIAKIMGKTMEQLYGTVNYKKNPINIIESLRADLEEWKRSLPPFQILENLDAEDPLFRANVHLHMTYDQAIIIMSRPVLLHKMKNAKNSPRVDRINEDCILAARHLISLVHLLQNHSQLSCYSFFDYNYTFSSALVVLLHCVTEPCEEDDIAMQYAYSALDYMAEGNEAAKNCARVIRLFDAHLKGARSDGNGNTSQSGFMAWQRWIAEVSAKDEPEKLMSPYNKSIGGGRNSNSLTPNANLGADVSFFPTDDTSFLLDHSKLDDDLEKFASTLDPIKTTPDLANDSSLLNWANTDQGMDIEGSWLGNMHPTWLDYVCP; this is translated from the coding sequence ATGAGCCATGAATTTTCACCTGAAAATACGGCGGTTCTGTTCGAAGCCATGAAGCAGGAGCAGCATAATAGGAGACGTCGTGTTCCTATGGAGAGACGAAGAAGGGTGGTTCTAGCCTGCTTTAACTGCAAAGCCCGGAAAGTTCGTTGCGACGGGGCAAACCCATGCAAAGCTTGTGCTTCCAATAATTTGGAATGCACATATCCAGTAAaggatgaaaaagaaatggatTATTCTAAGGACTACTTTATTgatctttcaaaaagataCAAGTGTTTAGAATATATTGTTGAACGTCTTTGTTCCACCAAAGTTTCGACTTATACTACACCTTCATTGATTGAAGTTTGCAATCGTATAAGCAACCAAAAATCACTATTATCTTCAGATGTCTTTTCCCTCAATAGTGAAAGCACCAATAGTCAACGTGACGTGGATACCCTTACACAAGGTGCACTTGTTTGTTCACAAATTCAGCAAGATCCAACGGTCGTAGCAGAGGATACGAACAATGGAATCAATGCTGATGCTAGCGATCAAAGCGTTGACGAAATCATGAAAttaattggaaaaataaaagttgaCTCTAACGGCGAATCCCGTTATATAGGAGCTTCTGCTGGTGAAGCATTCGTTGACTCTGTTCAAAGTGAACTACTTGTCGATCCTTCTTTTTCCGAGCTGAGCGCGTATTCCCATACCCATCACAGTTATCCTCCGAATGAACATGATGTAAATGCTGTTCAAAAAGCGCTGAGTCTTCTCCCTCCTCCTGAAGTTTCAGATTTTCTTATCAAATCTTTCTATGGCCATGTTcaagcaaattttttctttttccatgAAACATTACTTCGTTATCGTTTAAACCTTATCATGAGCTTCCAAAATCCATCCGTTGACCCTGGCTTTCTTTGCTTGCTAATGATGATCTTTGCACTTGGTAGTATGTTTGCTCACATGGAAATTCGTTCTGCTAGCAATCCTTTTGACAACCCAGGAAAACAGTTTTTTGATACTGCTAGGCTTTTGTTACCACAAGTAATTCAGCAATGCAAACCAAGCTTGGTTCAGGCTTCCATACTTATGGGGTTGTATCTTCAGTCTACACTTTCCCAAAAGAGTTCCTATACTTACTTCGGACTTTCTTTATCTGCTGCTGTCGCAAACGGGTTGCATCGTAGCTGTGAAAATCCAAATATTGATCCCAAGACCAAAGAACTTCGTAATCGCCTATGGTGGTCGGTTTATACCATGGATCGCTTAATCAGTATTGCTACAGGACGTCCACTTTCTATTGCGGACAGCGAATGTGATGCGGCATTACCAACAGTAGTGCCTGAATTGGAAATAGAAGGTTCTGCTTCCAACGTTCATAATATCATATCTATGTCTAAAATTGCGAAAATAATGGGAAAAACTATGGAACAACTTTATGGAACTGtcaattataaaaagaatCCAATAAACATAATTGAATCCCTTCGCGCCGATCTTGAAGAATGGAAGCGTTCTTTACCACCATTTcagattttggaaaatcttGATGCTGAAGACCCACTTTTTCGTGCAAATGTGCATTTACACATGACATATGACCAAGCTATTATCATCATGTCTCGACCTGTTTTACTacataaaatgaaaaatgcaaaaaattctCCGCGTGTCGATCGTATCAATGAAGACTGCATTTTAGCTGCCAGGCACTTAATTTCACTCGTACATTTACTTCAGAATCATTCTCAACTCTCTTGTTACTCTTTCTTTGACTATAATTATACCTTCTCAAGTGCGCTGGTGGTTTTGCTTCACTGTGTTACCGAACCTTGTGAAGAAGATGACATAGCAATGCAGTATGCTTACTCAGCTCTCGACTATATGGCAGAAGGGAATGAAGCTGCCAAGAATTGTGCTAGAGTTATTCGACTCTTTGATGCTCATCTCAAAGGAGCTCGCTCTGACGGTAATGGGAATACTAGCCAATCTGGTTTCATGGCGTGGCAGCGCTGGATCGCGGAAGTCTCTGCTAAAGACGAACCTGAAAAACTTATGAGTCCTTACAATAAAAGTATCGGTGGGGGAAGAAATAGTAATTCTTTGACTCCCAATGCAAATTTAGGTGCAGATGTTTCGTTCTTTCCAACTGATGATACATCTTTCCTTTTGGACCACAGTAAACTGGATGATGATCTAGAAAAGTTTGCTAGCACTTTGGATCCTATAAAGACAACGCCTGATCTTGCCAACGATTCATCTTTGTTAAACTGGGCTAATACCGATCAAGGCATGGATATCGAAGGTAGTTGGCTAGGTAATATGCATCCTACTTGGCTAGATTACGTTTGTCCATAA
- the rad55 gene encoding DNA recombination mediator, RecA family ATPase Rad55/Rhp55 has product MLSSQHRLVTQPAIRAYEAFSAPGFGFNSKLLDDAFGGSGLKRGYISEVCGAPGMGKTSLALQITANALLSGSRVIWVETCQPIPMERLRQLLDNHVPSSQDEEEKCDTDELLNLLDVVYAPNLVNILAFLRNFDQEKHLKEIGLLIIDNLSMPIQLAYPTSPEDYAYLRLRRNTSKKSSLSDSSQKENTLTLNKENEFSSKDDSNFAFHNSSTKTTINRRKKAIGTISSLLSKITSSCYVAIFVTTQMTSKVVSGIGAKLIPLLSTNWLDNLSYRLILYSRHSTEESKDGQSRPSHQLLRYAFMAKQPPAHSAESELAFQLTSTGIQDYQSIPTNSSQRRKRSILECES; this is encoded by the exons ATGCTGTCTAGTCAAC ATCGTCTAGTGACTCAACCTGCTATTCGTGCGTACGAAGCATTTTCTGCTCCAGGTTTCGGCtttaattcaaaattattggATGATGCGTTTGGAGGAAGTGGTCTTAAAAGAGGGTATATTTCTGAAGTATGTGGAGCACCTGGGATGGGAAAAACAAGTTTGGCTTTACAGATTACTGCAAACGCTCTTCTTTCCGGTTCTCGTGTGATTTGGGTCGAAACTTGTCAACCAATTCCCATGGAGAGACTTCGTCAACTATTAGACAATCACGTCCCTTCTTCCCAAgatgaagaggaaaaatGCGATACTGATGAGTTATTAAATCTTCTCGATGTTGTATATGCACCCAATTTAGTGAATATTCTAGCTTTTTTACGAAATTTCGATCAAGAAAAACATCTTAAAGAAATTggattattaattattgaCAACCTATCAATGCCTATTCAACTTGCATATCCAACCAGTCCAGAAGATTATGCTTATCTACGTCTTCGTCGTAATACCAGCAAAAAAAGCTCCCTTTCAGATTCAtctcaaaaagaaaacactTTGACgttaaacaaagaaaatgagtTCTCGAGTAAAGACGACTCGAATTTTGCATTTCATAACTCCTCTACCAAAACAACAATAAACCGCAGAAAAAAGGCAATCGGTACAATCAGTTCTTTGTTAAGCAAAATTACATCCTCTTGTTATGTGGCTATCTTTGTTACCACCCAGATGACTTCAAAAGTTGTTAGTGGGATAGGTGCTAAGTTGATACCGCTTCTCAGCACTAATTGGTTAGATAATCTATCTTATCGGCTCATTCTTTACAGTAGGCATTCAACTGAAGAATCAAAAGATGGACAGAGTCGTCCCTCTCATCAGCTTCTGCGCTATGCATTCATGGCAAAGCAGCCACCAGCTCATTCTGCAGAATCAGAGTTGGCTTTTCAGTTAACATCTACTGGTATTCAGGATTATCAAAGTATTCCTACCAATAGCTCACAACGACGTAAGAGATCCATTTTGGAATGTGAGTCCTAG
- the pil2 gene encoding eisosome BAR domain-containing protein Pil2, protein MGTQPSYSIHTLRAPPKAKQNQIPPSTTRRAVNVNKLGRQFRYPSVGMFTPEMAKRLAALVKMEKDLLRSYENVAMERKECANQLSYWGEDCDDDISDISDKLGVLLYEIGELEEHMVDRYDQYRVSLKTIRDIEASVQPTRVKKEKLLNSIYDVRSRDPESPKLITMEQELVREEAACLVAEAQLTNITRENFKRAFTLHIGTLLEHSEKVAILCGYAKKILDLLDDTPIVPGEPRPIYDGYNITRDYIVEAERELANWQNPFQTPEPLTDIDGLPSQSHYQTQFQASVVPRTDVINEPPRRYSHANGVTTSGTTHSYTSTGSKRYSQMGTEDYQPSFQPNILQSTQVVDNFEIGEEDDEEVGSQGVAETSMPSTSAQPIAA, encoded by the coding sequence ATGGGCACTCAACCATCTTACTCTATTCATACGCTTCGCGCGCCTCCTAAAGCGAAACAGAATCAAATTCCTCCCTCTACTACCCGTCGTGCAGTAAATGTTAATAAACTCGGCAGACAATTCCGTTATCCATCTGTGGGTATGTTTACTCCCGAAATGGCTAAACGCCTTGCAGCTCTCGTTAAGATGGAAAAGGATTTACTTCGATCTTATGAAAACGTTGCCATGGAGCGCAAAGAATGTGCCAATCAACTTTCGTATTGGGGTGAAGATTGCGATGATGATATTAGCGATATCAGTGATAAGCTTGGTGTACTTTTATATGAAATTGGCGAACTTGAGGAGCATATGGTAGACAGATACGATCAATATCGTGTTAGTCTGAAGACCATCCGTGATATTGAGGCTAGCGTTCAACCCACCCGTgttaagaaagaaaagctaCTTAACTCCATTTATGATGTTAGAAGCCGTGATCCTGAGTCCCCAAAGCTTATTACTATGGAACAGGAACTAGTTCGTGAGGAAGCTGCGTGTTTGGTTGCAGAAGCGCAGTTAACTAACATTACCCGCGAAAACTTTAAACGTGCTTTTACTCTTCATATTGGTACATTACTTGAGCATTCTGAAAAGGTTGCTATTCTTTGCGGGTATGCCAAGAAGATCCTCGATCTCCTGGACGATACTCCCATTGTTCCCGGTGAGCCTCGCCCTATTTACGATGGTTACAACATAACCCGTGACTATATTGTTGAGGCTGAACGTGAGTTGGCTAATTGGCAAAATCCTTTCCAAACTCCTGAACCCCTTACCGACATTGATGGTTTGCCTTCTCAAAGTCATTATCAAACACAATTTCAAGCTAGTGTCGTTCCTCGCACAGATGTAATCAATGAACCTCCACGCCGTTACTCTCATGCGAATGGTGTAACTACTTCCGGCACTACACACTCTTACACCTCTACAGGTAGTAAAAGATATTCTCAAATGGGTACAGAAGATTATCAACCTAGTTTTCAACCAAACATTCTTCAAAGCACCCAAGTTGTTGATAACTTTGAAATTGGCGAGGAGgatgatgaagaagtaGGATCTCAAGGCGTTGCTGAAACGTCTATGCCTAGCACTAGTGCACAA